The genomic stretch GGCCGACTTTCTTCTAAAGTACATACCCATCAACAATCTCATCTATTATGGACCACTTGAGGGCGACGGTCCAAGGCATTACTTCGCGGTCTTACTAGCCAGAGCAATCATTATACCATCTCCATAAATGAGTAGCATCAGATATTGATAGTCCCACTGAAGCAGACCCACACAACCCTGCCACGCGAAATGCCCAAGATTCGCCTATATAGTGTATTAACGCAGGCCCGATGGGTCCAAATGCTATCCCAAACACCATAGAAGCAAAGAAGACTGTTCCAACAGCATTCTTGAATGGCTTACTGGTGGCCCATTGAAGAGCGACATCTAAAATCTTAGACATATCAGTAGCCTCGCTGTGTTGGCCTGTAAGCGTCGAAACTTCGTAGACTGCCTTATCATTACTACTACATGTCCTCAGAGAGAAAAATACCGACAAATAGACACATGCAATAAAAAAGCCGTATAACACAATTAATATTTTTAGTTTGAGTTTAAACGACAGTTCTCTTGATTCCGATTCAGCTTTTATGCTTGGAGACAGAATATCGTCGTGTTTCACGGTCTGTGATTTGTCGCTGGAGGTGCTTAGCGGTACTAGAATCAGCACCCCAGAGGTAAATAAAGACGAATCCAACAACCCGTAACTCCAGATTATCAATAATAGTGCTGCGCAAGCTATATAGAAGCTTCTGTAACTCAAGAATGACGTTTTCCTTGTCGGGTAGGGTTTGCCTTGAGTGGCAAGGTTCAACTCATCATTAGCTAGCCAAAATTCGAACACTGAGGACATCACATTGGAAACAGCATTTAATGATACCGCAAGAATACATGTG from Scheffersomyces stipitis CBS 6054 chromosome 2, complete sequence encodes the following:
- a CDS encoding predicted protein, whose translation is MSLALLTLNLVFLIIYTADIAVTVYQWRAALHGIRPADSEIALPKLDRKKHEERIEIARKAYKSKYLDVITASAAVAVLSIAIWLVYEKIYKHGKSIALKDYDATATCILAVSLNAVSNVMSSVFEFWLANDELNLATQGKPYPTRKTSFLSYRSFYIACAALLLIIWSYGLLDSSLFTSGVSILVPLSTSSDKSQTVKHDDISSPSIKAESESRESSFKLKLKILIVLYGFFIACVYLSVFFSSRTCSSNDKAVYEVSTLTGQHSEATDMSKILDVALQWATSKPFKNAVGTVFFASMVFGIAFGPIGPALIHYIGESWAFRVAGLCGSASVGLSISDATHLWRWYNDCSG